A region of Streptomyces sp. NBC_01267 DNA encodes the following proteins:
- a CDS encoding IS5 family transposase (programmed frameshift), producing MGRGDLTNAEWDRLESFLPPGGARGGRWSDHRRVINGVLYRVRTGVQWRDLPERFGPWETVYKRHRRWSADGTWAMLLSRIQSAEDAVGGIDWDVSVDSTVVRAHQHAAGARKAPARGPSKGDRWGDEPGRSGVEETGSPAGGSGQIGECLGRSRGGFTTKIHLAADGRCRPLALVLTPGHYGDGPQFERVLEQVSVPRTGVGRPRTRPDHVFADKAYTSRKTRRYLRRRGIRHTIPERLDQQRHRKNRGSRGGRPTGFDSERYKKRNTVERAINRLKGFRAVATRYEKRAYIYLGTVTLAALVIWLRT from the exons ATGGGCCGTGGGGATCTGACGAATGCGGAGTGGGATCGGCTGGAGTCGTTCTTACCTCCTGGTGGTGCGCGTGGTGGTCGGTGGAGCGACCACCGTCGGGTGATCAACGGGGTTCTCTACCGGGTGCGGACCGGTGTGCAGTGGCGGGATCTGCCGGAGCGGTTCGGGCCGTGGGAGACGGTCTATAAACGACATCGCCGCTGGTCAGCGGATGGGACATGGGCGATGCTGCTGTCCCGCATCCAGTCGGCCGAGGACGCGGTGGGCGGGATCGACTGGGATGTGTCGGTGGACTCGACAGTTGTGCGGGCCCACCAGCACGCCGCTGGCGCGAGGAAGGCGCCGGCG CGCGGTCCCTCAAAGGGGGATCGCTGGGGGGACGAACCAGGTCGATCCGGTGTTGAGGAAACTGGCAGTCCGGCTGGAGGAAGTGGTCAGATCGGCGAGTGTCTGGGACGTTCCCGCGGCGGATTCACCACCAAAATCCACCTTGCCGCCGATGGGCGATGCCGGCCACTCGCCCTCGTCCTGACACCCGGACACTACGGTGACGGCCCCCAGTTCGAGCGAGTACTGGAGCAGGTCTCCGTGCCCCGAACCGGAGTCGGCCGGCCCCGGACCCGGCCCGACCATGTCTTCGCGGACAAGGCCTACACCTCTCGGAAAACCCGGCGTTACCTGCGACGACGCGGAATCCGGCACACCATCCCCGAACGCCTCGACCAGCAGAGACACCGCAAGAATCGCGGTTCCCGAGGCGGCCGTCCCACCGGTTTCGACAGCGAGCGATACAAGAAACGCAACACCGTCGAACGCGCAATCAACCGTCTGAAAGGCTTCCGCGCCGTCGCCACCCGCTACGAGAAACGCGCCTACATCTACCTCGGCACCGTCACACTCGCAGCCCTCGTCATCTGGCTCCGAACATGA
- a CDS encoding IS3 family transposase (programmed frameshift) → MPKPYPEEFREDVVRVARNRAPGVTVEQVAADFGVHAMTLWKWMRRADGDAGTKPGTTGQESTELREARRRIKLLEQENEVLRRAAAYLSQAYLPKRIYPLVRELAVDGVPVTVACRVLKLARQPYYRWLDKPVTDAAVEEAYRSNALFDAHREDPEFGYRFLADEARVTGAGMADRTAWRICRDNRWWSVFGKKRGRVKKSGPPVHDDLVRRDFTADGPNRLWLTDITEHPTAEGKLYLCAIKDVFSKRIVGYSIDERMKSRLAVAALDNAVARRDSVAGCVLHSDRGSQFRSRKFVRALGHHQIVGSIGRVGAAGDNAAMESFFSLLQKNVLDRRTWATRQELRIAIVTWIEKTYHRRRRQAALGRLTPVEFETVMTTPALQAA, encoded by the exons GTGCCCAAGCCTTATCCGGAAGAGTTCCGCGAGGATGTCGTGCGGGTCGCGAGGAACCGCGCCCCGGGTGTGACGGTCGAGCAGGTGGCCGCCGACTTCGGCGTTCACGCGATGACGCTGTGGAAGTGGATGCGCCGGGCGGACGGCGACGCCGGGACGAAGCCCGGTACGACCGGCCAGGAGAGCACGGAACTGCGCGAAGCACGTCGGCGGATCAAGCTGCTGGAGCAGGAGAACGAGGTCCTGCGCCGGGCTGCGGCCTACCTGTCGCAGGCGTATTTGCCG AAAAGGATCTACCCGCTCGTAAGGGAGCTGGCCGTGGACGGGGTTCCCGTCACGGTCGCGTGCCGGGTCCTGAAGCTCGCCAGACAGCCCTACTATCGCTGGCTCGACAAGCCGGTGACCGACGCTGCGGTCGAGGAGGCGTATCGCTCAAACGCGTTGTTCGACGCCCACCGCGAGGACCCGGAGTTCGGTTACCGCTTCCTGGCTGACGAAGCACGAGTCACGGGAGCCGGCATGGCGGACCGGACCGCGTGGCGGATCTGCCGGGACAACCGCTGGTGGAGCGTGTTCGGCAAAAAACGCGGCAGGGTCAAGAAGTCCGGTCCGCCGGTGCACGACGACCTCGTCCGCCGCGACTTCACCGCGGATGGCCCGAACAGGCTCTGGCTCACCGACATCACCGAACATCCCACAGCGGAAGGGAAGCTGTATCTCTGCGCGATCAAGGACGTCTTCAGCAAGAGGATCGTGGGCTACTCGATCGACGAGCGGATGAAGTCCCGCCTGGCCGTCGCCGCCCTGGACAACGCTGTTGCCCGGCGTGACAGCGTCGCCGGGTGCGTCCTGCACAGCGATCGCGGGTCGCAGTTCCGGTCCCGGAAATTCGTCCGCGCACTCGGCCACCACCAGATCGTCGGCTCGATAGGACGGGTCGGCGCGGCGGGCGACAACGCAGCCATGGAGTCCTTCTTCAGCCTGCTGCAGAAGAACGTCCTCGACCGCCGCACGTGGGCCACCCGCCAGGAACTGCGGATCGCCATCGTGACCTGGATCGAGAAGACCTACCACCGGCGCCGTCGACAAGCCGCACTCGGCCGACTGACCCCTGTCGAATTCGAAACCGTCATGACCACACCGGCCCTCCAGGCCGCGTGA
- a CDS encoding DUF4232 domain-containing protein: MSRPAPLRPALAATGPFLVAFAAIALLTACGAEHAGRNTVASGAVPPSRTQIDDPGKDGVRVTSLTLPSPSPSPTRSNSVSADSLATDSGVMAAYEVTNKGAETLTYSVVFTFMSSDGGAVTNQTVTVRDVGPGKTVRGTVRAGELPSAAPRVAQAKVLDVTKVPAGEAPARQGTCPDSGIRVSADAGDAAMGLRVVGLHLDNCGTHSYTVEGYPLLELLDDDRKAVDGVEILDGSGEITTGAGPDVQPRPVTIRPGESATAGLVWRNTTGSGTPVNVPYVRVRVKAGAEPVMVTPELDLGTTGKLGVKPWVKVER; encoded by the coding sequence ATGAGCAGACCCGCCCCACTCCGCCCGGCCCTCGCCGCGACCGGGCCCTTCCTGGTGGCTTTCGCCGCGATCGCTCTGCTCACGGCCTGCGGGGCGGAACACGCGGGCCGGAACACCGTCGCGAGCGGAGCCGTACCGCCGTCCCGCACGCAGATCGACGATCCTGGCAAGGACGGCGTGCGGGTCACCTCGCTGACCCTCCCGTCGCCTTCCCCCTCGCCCACCCGCAGTAACTCCGTCTCCGCCGACAGCCTCGCCACGGACTCGGGGGTCATGGCGGCCTACGAGGTCACCAACAAGGGCGCCGAGACACTGACCTACTCGGTCGTCTTCACCTTCATGAGCAGTGACGGCGGGGCCGTGACCAACCAGACCGTGACCGTGCGCGACGTCGGCCCCGGGAAGACCGTGCGGGGTACGGTCCGGGCCGGGGAACTGCCGTCCGCCGCGCCGCGGGTAGCGCAGGCCAAGGTGCTCGACGTGACCAAGGTCCCCGCGGGCGAGGCGCCCGCCCGGCAGGGAACATGCCCCGACTCCGGGATCCGGGTCAGCGCCGACGCGGGCGACGCGGCCATGGGACTGCGCGTCGTCGGCCTGCACCTCGACAACTGCGGCACCCACAGCTACACCGTCGAGGGCTACCCGCTGCTGGAACTCCTGGACGACGACCGCAAGGCCGTCGACGGCGTCGAGATCCTCGACGGCAGCGGCGAGATCACCACCGGCGCCGGGCCCGACGTGCAGCCCCGACCCGTCACAATCAGGCCCGGTGAGTCGGCCACCGCCGGCCTGGTGTGGCGCAACACCACCGGGTCCGGTACACCCGTGAACGTGCCCTATGTGCGGGTCCGGGTGAAGGCCGGTGCCGAGCCGGTGATGGTGACCCCGGAGCTCGACCTCGGAACCACCGGAAAGCTCGGGGTCAAACCGTGGGTGAAGGTGGAGCGGTAG
- a CDS encoding glycoside hydrolase family 2 protein yields MTQLNRRRFLSSGIAAAGGGVLGALGLSGVADAAPGGTAGTQGARLLHIDGHEITSGWTFTAADGTTPPGNQVASAQRITGLKPAVVPGTPLTSMIANGEYPDPLYGHNVTDTVPDTLKDTDYWYRVAFPVPRLIPGQRFWLQFDGINYLGTIWLNGTHVGTVEGAFTRGVFDVTDIIAKASGTAHLAVLIGKLDYVDPPSLPSYASGVTRGGHNGGKTGITLKNGPTFFCAAGWDWLPTIPDRDLGIWQPVTWSTTGQIRLTDVHVDPTLSADLSTADIAIDLTLDSAFSSSRSVVVRGVLDGREFARTVTVPAGASTVTVTSKDIACLRLNRPKLWWPNGYGDPHRYRLSIGVESGGQVHDERTVDFGVRRIEYTKPIQSQSGTPVDCLAIAVNNQPILVMGGNWGLDEALKRIPRERLREQVRLHSEANLNLIRNWNGQSSTEDFYEACDEFGILVWQDFFCSTEGPPPANVTRDLDNIRDCIVRFRNHPSILLWCGGNEGPPPQQLIDGLDALVAELDPKRASLTSSAGDTGKNPIGGYSSGGPYHWVTPSTHFDLNDGTHWPPFHNEVGSYSIPTLEFIKKMIPEASWEHPDDFWADRDVNGNGGNGGGAGYLQITAKRYGELQNLPDFARKSQLMNYECIKAIYEAHAANMESAAPGKPYPRTGVIMWMTNPAQPSFVWQMYTHDLEAHSSFYAVQHACRRVNVILNSRTYDVVVANHTRADVRGTVAVTLYDLDGKAFSNTSWRVGGAAASDHTVIGNIATRLNGAPSDVAFVRLSFNDAHGAEPVHNFYWIENPTRAAGFLSLDDVAPAAVSVAADVKHGRGNIELTVEVENIGKGVALMVHLQVYDTRTGERILPATFDDNYLNLVGGESRTARVQLDTDQVRNHKDIGVRIDGWKMDQRTSRLRGHGVAVTFNQAALSTRPPTKTFGG; encoded by the coding sequence GTGACCCAGTTGAATCGCAGGCGTTTCCTGTCCAGTGGGATTGCCGCCGCCGGTGGTGGTGTTCTCGGCGCGCTCGGGCTGTCCGGCGTCGCCGACGCAGCGCCGGGCGGCACCGCAGGCACCCAAGGCGCCCGCCTCCTCCACATCGACGGCCACGAGATCACCAGCGGCTGGACCTTCACGGCGGCCGACGGGACGACACCGCCCGGAAACCAGGTGGCCAGCGCTCAGCGCATCACCGGCCTGAAGCCGGCTGTCGTGCCGGGCACGCCGCTCACGAGCATGATCGCCAACGGCGAGTACCCCGATCCGCTGTACGGCCACAACGTGACCGACACGGTCCCGGACACCCTCAAGGACACCGACTACTGGTACCGGGTCGCGTTCCCCGTGCCGCGGCTGATCCCCGGCCAGCGGTTCTGGCTGCAGTTCGACGGCATCAACTACCTCGGCACCATCTGGCTCAACGGCACCCACGTGGGCACGGTGGAGGGTGCGTTCACACGGGGCGTCTTCGACGTCACGGACATCATCGCGAAGGCAAGCGGCACGGCTCACCTCGCGGTACTGATCGGCAAACTGGACTACGTCGACCCACCGTCGCTGCCGAGCTACGCCAGCGGCGTGACTCGCGGCGGACACAACGGTGGCAAGACCGGGATCACCTTGAAGAATGGGCCGACGTTCTTCTGCGCGGCGGGCTGGGACTGGCTGCCCACCATCCCCGACCGGGACCTGGGCATCTGGCAGCCGGTCACCTGGTCCACGACGGGGCAGATCCGGCTGACCGACGTGCACGTCGATCCGACGCTCTCCGCCGATCTGAGCACGGCCGACATCGCGATTGACCTCACCCTCGACAGCGCCTTCAGCTCTTCCCGGTCCGTGGTGGTCAGGGGTGTCCTCGACGGCCGCGAGTTCGCCCGGACCGTCACCGTGCCGGCCGGCGCATCCACGGTGACGGTGACCTCGAAGGACATCGCCTGCCTGCGGCTGAACCGCCCGAAGCTGTGGTGGCCGAACGGATACGGCGATCCCCACCGCTACCGGCTCTCCATCGGCGTCGAGTCCGGCGGCCAGGTCCACGACGAGCGGACGGTGGACTTCGGCGTTCGGCGGATCGAGTACACCAAGCCGATCCAGTCACAGTCCGGCACACCGGTGGACTGCCTGGCGATCGCCGTCAACAACCAGCCGATCCTGGTGATGGGCGGCAACTGGGGCCTGGACGAGGCGCTCAAGCGGATTCCGCGGGAACGGCTCCGCGAGCAGGTGCGGTTGCACAGCGAGGCCAACCTCAACCTGATCCGGAACTGGAACGGCCAGAGCAGCACCGAGGACTTCTACGAGGCGTGCGACGAGTTCGGCATCCTCGTCTGGCAGGACTTCTTCTGCTCGACCGAAGGTCCTCCGCCGGCGAACGTCACCCGCGACCTGGACAATATCCGGGACTGCATCGTGCGGTTCCGCAACCACCCGTCGATCCTGTTGTGGTGCGGCGGCAACGAGGGCCCGCCGCCGCAGCAGCTCATCGACGGCCTGGACGCGCTGGTCGCCGAGCTGGACCCCAAGCGCGCCTCGCTGACCAGTTCGGCCGGCGATACCGGCAAGAACCCCATCGGCGGCTACAGTTCGGGCGGGCCGTACCACTGGGTCACCCCCAGCACCCACTTCGACCTCAACGACGGCACGCACTGGCCACCGTTCCACAACGAGGTCGGCTCGTACTCGATCCCGACCCTCGAGTTCATCAAGAAGATGATTCCCGAGGCGTCGTGGGAACACCCGGACGACTTCTGGGCCGACCGGGACGTCAACGGCAACGGTGGCAACGGCGGCGGCGCGGGTTACCTCCAGATCACCGCGAAGCGCTACGGCGAACTGCAGAATCTCCCCGACTTCGCCCGCAAGTCCCAGCTGATGAACTACGAGTGCATCAAGGCGATCTACGAGGCGCACGCCGCGAACATGGAGAGCGCCGCGCCGGGCAAACCGTACCCGCGCACCGGCGTCATCATGTGGATGACCAATCCCGCGCAGCCCAGTTTCGTCTGGCAGATGTACACCCATGACCTTGAGGCGCACTCGTCGTTCTACGCGGTCCAGCACGCCTGCCGGCGGGTCAACGTGATCCTCAACAGCCGGACGTACGACGTGGTGGTGGCCAATCACACCCGAGCGGACGTGCGGGGCACCGTCGCCGTCACGCTCTACGACCTGGACGGAAAGGCGTTCAGCAACACTTCCTGGCGCGTCGGCGGAGCAGCGGCGTCCGACCACACCGTGATCGGCAACATCGCCACGCGGCTGAACGGCGCACCCTCCGATGTCGCCTTCGTCCGGCTCTCGTTCAACGATGCGCACGGCGCCGAACCGGTCCATAACTTCTACTGGATCGAGAACCCGACCCGGGCCGCGGGATTCTTGAGCCTGGACGATGTGGCCCCGGCCGCCGTCTCCGTCGCGGCCGACGTGAAGCACGGGAGGGGCAACATCGAGCTGACGGTGGAGGTCGAGAACATCGGCAAGGGCGTGGCACTGATGGTGCACCTGCAGGTGTACGACACCCGGACCGGCGAACGTATCCTGCCGGCGACCTTCGACGACAACTACCTGAACCTGGTGGGCGGCGAGTCGCGCACTGCCAGGGTTCAGTTGGACACCGATCAGGTCCGCAACCACAAGGACATCGGTGTGCGGATCGACGGCTGGAAGATGGACCAGCGGACCTCCCGGCTGCGGGGACACGGCGTGGCTGTCACCTTCAACCAGGCGGCGTTGTCGACCCGTCCGCCGACGAAGACCTTCGGCGGGTGA
- a CDS encoding TetR/AcrR family transcriptional regulator produces MVNTDGSHPEGKATPSTDGDRRSQLVNAAVDHVTAHGLSDLSLRGLGAAIGVSHRMLIHYFGSKEQLLVEIVRTSEQRQRDLLSRFRLEPGFSPSDAARLLWQQLADPRLASQERLFFEIYGHALQGRPGAAPVLEGLVNNWLEPLIAAEVAAGADPVLARSRARLGLATVRGLLLDLLATGDRAGVDAAMEEFLRLYYGSN; encoded by the coding sequence GTGGTGAATACGGACGGCTCGCATCCTGAGGGCAAGGCCACGCCCAGCACCGACGGAGACCGGCGCTCTCAACTGGTGAACGCGGCCGTCGACCACGTCACGGCACACGGGCTCTCGGACCTGAGCCTGCGCGGCCTGGGCGCCGCGATCGGTGTCAGTCACCGCATGCTGATCCACTACTTCGGTTCCAAGGAACAGCTGCTCGTCGAGATTGTCCGGACGTCCGAGCAGCGCCAGCGCGATCTGCTGTCCCGGTTCCGTCTGGAACCCGGTTTCTCGCCCTCCGACGCCGCGAGGCTCCTCTGGCAGCAGCTGGCAGATCCTCGACTGGCCAGTCAGGAGCGGCTCTTCTTCGAAATCTACGGGCACGCGCTGCAGGGCCGCCCCGGGGCTGCCCCGGTCCTCGAAGGGCTCGTGAACAACTGGCTGGAGCCGCTCATAGCGGCCGAGGTCGCCGCAGGTGCGGACCCCGTCCTGGCCCGGAGCCGCGCCAGGCTGGGGCTCGCCACCGTCCGCGGTCTGCTGCTCGACCTGCTCGCCACCGGTGACCGCGCCGGGGTCGACGCGGCGATGGAGGAGTTCCTCCGGCTGTACTACGGCTCGAACTGA
- a CDS encoding FMN-binding glutamate synthase family protein, translating into MRARSIGTAAATALALVAARDLVQKKHALLRNFPVIGHARYLLETIGPELRQYVVTSNEEERPFSRDQRTWIYASAKEENNYFGFGTDVDVEHVQGHAYVKQRTFAGTLPDLRDPQAPLPSAKVLGGPRGRAKAFRPASVVNISAMSFGSLSGAAVTALNKGAALAGVMQNTGEGGLSQYHRNGGDLVLQIGTSYFGCRNEDGTFSLDKLKDVVAGAPVKAIEIKLSQGAKPGLGGMLPGAKVTPEIAEIRGIPAGKDCASPSRHTAFHDVDSMLDFVELLATETGLPVGIKSAVGEMSFWQELATLMARGDRGVDFVTIDGGEGGTGAAPLIFTDSVSLPFRMGFSRVYSTFADRGLTDDLTFIGSGKLGLPENAAVAFALGVDMINVAREAMLSIGCIQAQKCHTDKCPTGIATQNPWLVRGVDAPSKATRAAVYLRTLRKELLKVSGAVGVAHPALITTTDIEIMNGDYDARTLANVYGYKDGWGELGPELAQEITALLATEPTPLHKPAS; encoded by the coding sequence ATGCGCGCTCGGAGTATCGGCACGGCCGCCGCAACAGCACTGGCACTGGTGGCTGCCCGCGACCTCGTCCAGAAAAAGCACGCACTGCTGAGGAACTTCCCCGTGATCGGGCACGCCCGGTACCTGTTGGAGACGATCGGGCCGGAACTGCGCCAGTACGTCGTGACGTCCAACGAGGAAGAGCGCCCGTTCAGCCGTGACCAGCGCACCTGGATCTACGCATCGGCGAAGGAAGAGAACAACTACTTCGGGTTCGGAACCGACGTAGACGTCGAGCACGTGCAAGGGCACGCGTACGTGAAGCAGCGGACGTTCGCCGGCACGCTGCCCGATCTGCGTGACCCACAGGCTCCGCTGCCCTCGGCCAAGGTCCTGGGCGGCCCGCGCGGGCGTGCCAAGGCGTTCCGGCCGGCGAGCGTCGTGAACATCTCGGCAATGAGCTTCGGATCGCTGTCCGGCGCGGCCGTCACGGCGCTCAACAAGGGCGCGGCGTTGGCCGGCGTGATGCAGAACACGGGCGAGGGCGGCCTCTCGCAGTACCACCGCAACGGCGGTGACCTCGTCCTCCAGATCGGAACGTCGTACTTCGGTTGCCGAAACGAGGACGGCACCTTCAGCCTCGACAAGCTCAAGGACGTGGTCGCAGGCGCCCCGGTCAAGGCGATAGAGATCAAGCTCTCCCAGGGCGCCAAGCCGGGGCTCGGGGGGATGCTCCCGGGAGCGAAGGTGACCCCGGAGATCGCCGAGATCCGAGGCATTCCGGCCGGCAAGGACTGCGCCTCCCCCTCTCGGCACACGGCGTTCCACGACGTCGACTCGATGCTCGACTTCGTGGAGCTGCTCGCTACCGAGACCGGTCTGCCGGTCGGGATCAAGAGCGCTGTGGGGGAAATGAGCTTCTGGCAGGAGCTGGCCACGCTGATGGCGCGTGGCGATCGCGGGGTCGACTTCGTGACCATCGACGGAGGCGAGGGCGGTACCGGCGCGGCTCCCCTGATCTTCACCGACTCGGTGTCGCTGCCGTTCCGGATGGGCTTCTCCCGCGTCTACAGCACCTTCGCCGACCGGGGTCTGACCGACGACCTCACCTTCATCGGCTCCGGCAAGCTCGGCCTGCCCGAGAACGCCGCCGTCGCCTTCGCCCTGGGTGTCGACATGATCAACGTCGCCCGTGAGGCAATGCTGTCCATCGGCTGCATCCAGGCGCAGAAATGTCACACCGACAAGTGCCCCACCGGCATAGCCACCCAGAACCCGTGGCTGGTGCGCGGCGTCGACGCACCCTCGAAGGCGACCCGGGCCGCTGTCTACCTGCGCACCCTGCGTAAGGAACTGCTGAAGGTCTCGGGAGCTGTCGGCGTCGCCCACCCGGCGCTCATCACCACCACCGACATCGAGATCATGAACGGCGACTACGACGCCCGCACCCTGGCCAACGTCTACGGCTACAAGGACGGCTGGGGCGAACTCGGCCCGGAGCTCGCCCAGGAGATCACCGCCCTGCTCGCCACCGAACCGACCCCTCTTCACAAGCCTGCCAGCTGA
- a CDS encoding glycerophosphodiester phosphodiesterase, translating to MNHPVRRPVVYAHRGARTEEPENTLRSFRRALALGADGIELDIRLTSDSHLVVIHDKAVDRTTDGTGLVADFTLADLQALDAGEGERIPTFDEAMEVCGDVVQIEIKALEAVQALAERERRTPLPGSVVLTSFSKTAVEEAARWLPHVPRGLITHHPGTEMIKDALELKATWVCPELKPELTRDLVDRCHETGIQVDAWPTGERAHLLRWVEIGADAVTTDHPGRIDEWLATSGS from the coding sequence GTGAACCACCCCGTGAGGCGTCCCGTGGTGTACGCACACCGTGGAGCCCGGACCGAAGAGCCGGAGAACACCCTGCGGTCCTTCCGGCGGGCTCTCGCTCTCGGCGCCGACGGCATCGAACTCGACATCCGACTCACCTCTGACAGCCACCTCGTCGTCATCCACGACAAGGCCGTGGACCGTACGACCGACGGCACCGGCCTCGTCGCCGACTTCACTCTCGCCGACCTCCAGGCATTGGACGCCGGGGAGGGAGAGCGCATACCCACCTTCGACGAGGCCATGGAAGTCTGCGGGGACGTCGTCCAGATCGAGATCAAGGCCCTGGAGGCGGTACAGGCCCTTGCCGAGCGGGAGCGCCGTACCCCGCTGCCCGGGTCGGTAGTGCTGACCTCCTTCAGCAAGACCGCGGTGGAAGAGGCCGCCCGATGGCTGCCGCACGTCCCCCGTGGCCTGATCACCCACCACCCGGGCACTGAAATGATCAAGGACGCGCTGGAACTCAAGGCCACCTGGGTGTGCCCGGAGCTGAAGCCCGAACTCACCCGGGACCTCGTGGACCGTTGTCACGAGACCGGCATCCAGGTGGATGCCTGGCCCACCGGGGAACGCGCCCACCTGCTCCGCTGGGTCGAGATCGGAGCGGACGCCGTGACCACGGACCACCCGGGGCGGATCGACGAGTGGCTGGCCACGTCCGGCAGTTGA
- a CDS encoding NAD(P)H-binding protein, which translates to MILVTGATGNIGSALLKELHVCGAGPLRGLTRNAAQATFPEGVEAVEGDFAEPASLRPALEGVRSLFLVSRLGSDADILEAARQAGVEHVVLVSSITVQTHPHLGPAGENLAVERLLKASGMAWTILRPTQFASNALMWAAPIREHETVRAPYAETALPTIHPADIASVARVALTEPGHQGRTYALTGPEPVSARQQVQAIAAALGREVPFAEISRRQAHAQMAAVFGAEAADAVLDVTGGDVNEALLTVLDTVSQVTGTPARPFRQWASENVTAFH; encoded by the coding sequence ATGATCCTCGTGACCGGAGCCACCGGAAACATAGGCAGCGCACTGCTGAAGGAACTGCACGTATGCGGTGCCGGGCCGCTGAGAGGGCTCACCCGCAACGCTGCACAAGCCACCTTCCCCGAAGGGGTCGAGGCTGTGGAGGGCGACTTCGCGGAGCCGGCGTCGTTGCGGCCCGCGCTGGAGGGGGTGCGCTCGCTGTTTCTCGTGTCGCGTCTGGGATCTGACGCCGACATCCTCGAAGCCGCCCGGCAGGCGGGTGTAGAGCACGTCGTGCTGGTGTCGTCGATTACCGTCCAGACCCACCCGCATCTGGGCCCCGCCGGCGAGAACCTGGCGGTGGAGCGGTTGCTCAAGGCCAGCGGCATGGCCTGGACGATCCTGCGGCCGACGCAGTTCGCCTCGAACGCCCTGATGTGGGCGGCTCCCATCCGTGAGCACGAAACCGTCCGCGCGCCGTACGCGGAGACCGCACTGCCCACCATCCACCCCGCGGACATCGCGTCGGTGGCACGGGTGGCGCTGACCGAGCCCGGTCACCAGGGGCGCACGTATGCCTTGACCGGACCAGAGCCGGTGAGCGCCCGCCAGCAGGTGCAGGCCATCGCGGCAGCGCTGGGCCGGGAGGTGCCCTTCGCCGAGATCAGCCGTCGGCAGGCCCACGCACAGATGGCCGCGGTCTTCGGGGCAGAGGCCGCAGACGCGGTACTCGACGTCACGGGCGGAGACGTCAACGAGGCGCTGCTGACGGTGCTCGACACGGTGTCACAGGTCACCGGAACCCCGGCGCGGCCGTTCCGGCAGTGGGCTTCAGAGAACGTCACCGCCTTCCACTGA
- a CDS encoding SDR family NAD(P)-dependent oxidoreductase: protein MSAARANLAPHPLTALVTGATSGIGRAVAKRLAADGMSVVVVGRNAQRGAETIDEITAVGGHGRFVAAELQDPAGIDRLAAEVGEIDVLVNNAGTAVWAPTEDMKVSDYDAMFAGNVRAPFFLVAAFAPAMAAKGSGSVINIGSMAGSLGLANAAAYGATKAALASLTRSWTAEYSGRGVRFNTVAPGPVHTRDADRELFDALAETTAMKRAAEPAEIAEVVAFLASSKAGYITGATIAVDGGRTAI from the coding sequence ATGTCCGCAGCGCGTGCAAACCTCGCCCCGCATCCCCTCACCGCCCTGGTTACCGGGGCCACGTCCGGCATCGGCCGGGCGGTTGCCAAACGGCTGGCCGCCGACGGCATGTCCGTCGTCGTGGTCGGCCGCAACGCCCAGCGCGGCGCCGAGACCATCGACGAGATCACCGCAGTCGGCGGCCACGGCCGATTCGTCGCGGCGGAACTGCAGGACCCGGCCGGCATCGACCGGCTCGCGGCGGAGGTCGGCGAGATCGACGTCCTGGTCAACAACGCCGGGACTGCCGTCTGGGCACCGACCGAGGACATGAAGGTCTCCGACTACGACGCGATGTTCGCCGGTAACGTCCGCGCGCCGTTCTTCCTCGTGGCCGCCTTCGCCCCGGCGATGGCAGCGAAGGGTTCGGGCAGCGTGATCAACATCGGCAGCATGGCCGGCAGCCTCGGCTTGGCCAACGCTGCCGCGTACGGCGCGACCAAGGCCGCGCTGGCATCACTGACGCGGAGCTGGACAGCCGAGTACAGCGGTCGTGGCGTCCGCTTCAACACCGTTGCCCCAGGCCCGGTACACACCCGGGACGCGGACCGCGAACTGTTCGACGCGCTCGCCGAAACCACAGCGATGAAGCGCGCGGCCGAGCCTGCCGAGATCGCCGAGGTCGTCGCTTTCCTCGCCTCGTCGAAGGCCGGCTACATCACCGGCGCGACCATTGCCGTCGACGGTGGCCGCACTGCCATCTGA